A single Capra hircus breed San Clemente chromosome 13, ASM170441v1, whole genome shotgun sequence DNA region contains:
- the MAVS gene encoding mitochondrial antiviral-signaling protein isoform X2: MTFAEDRTYQYIRNNHSNFCNIHVLDILPHLSCLTTSDQDRLRATYERRGNQGTLWDLFDSLRRRNGWVHTFIRALRICEHNGLADEVARVYQSNLPRNPNHPPAPLEAPPVPAEIPRPSTRAVAPSIPGNGHTEYEPSYPLPVQDTQLPESLGENSEKAPQPSHSGAVLKRLGGPLEPLSDTVALSTLTSSVHQEQDTELGSTHTAGVVSSSTSLHGPVSPTVSFQPLARSTPRASRLPGPPVSAPSVGTSSSSIGLTSAGGAGDQAEGTICSSGAGVPNNPMTASTVPSKVPTNSAFGSSVPSKLPSLKPPGAMPTSLAPSRLPINSVRSGMVPPKVPTSGKPDHRMPASTVASKVPADTRLTIRSSNRLVKTPASPVPTGTATGGTSLWPDSSSDCCGSELELSKPGRLLSRMDSQPFSGCSADLAISHSNSLGMGPDNAPEENEYVSEDTIRIHENPSTSLLGDSPGTHTTPKFQAEEDGEELPVVRTLPWAPWLGVAMAGALLVLLASLYRRRLPQ, encoded by the exons GACCGACTTCGGGCCACCTATGAGCGCAGGGGGAACCAGGGCACCCTCTGGGACCTCTTCGACAGTCTTCGGCGGAGGAATGGCTGGGTGCATACCTTCATCAGGGCACTGAGGATCTGTGAGCATAATGGTCTCGCTGATGAAGTGGCCCGTGTCTACCAGAGCAACCTGCCAC GGAATCCAAACCACCCTCCAGCCCCGCTGGAGGCACCACCAGTTCCTGCTGAGATTCCAAGGCCCTCCACACGTGCTGTGGCCCCCAGCATCCCTGGCAATGGCCACACAGAGTACGAGCCAAGTTACCCTCTGCCTGTCCAGGATACCCAGCTACCAGAGTCCCTGGGAGAG AATTCAGAGAAAGCCCCACAACCATCCCATTCTGGGGCTGTCCTGAAGAGGCTGGGTGGCCCCCTGGAGCCCTTGTCTGACACGGTGGCCCTCAGCACTCTGACCTCCAGTGTACATCAGGAGCAAGACACAGAACTGGGCAGTACCCACACAGCAG GCGTGGTCTCCAGTTCCACGTCACTCCATGGGCCTGTGTCTCCGACTGTCTCCTTCCAGCCCTTGGCCCGTTCTACGCCCAGGGCAAGCCGCTTGCCTGGACCCCCAGTGTCAGCTCCATCTGTtggcacctcctcctcctccattggCTTGACCTCTGCAGGAGGTGCTGGTGACCAGGCTGAAGGTACCATCTGTTCCAGTGGGGCAGGGGTGCCCAACAACCCTATGACTGCTAGCACAGTGCCCTCCAAGGTGCCCACCAATTCAGCATTTGGCAGCTCAGTGCCTTCCAAGTTGCCAAGCTTGAAGCCCCCTGGTGCAATGCCCACCAGTCTAGCACCATCCAGGTTGCCCATCAACTCAGTGCGTTCTGGCATGGTGCCACCCAAAGTGCCTACTAGTGGGAAACCTGACCACAGGATGCCTGCAAGCACAGTGGCCAGTAAGGTGCCTGCCGACACAAGGCTCACCATCAGGAGCAGCAATAGACTCGTGAAG ACTCCAGCATCACCAGTGCCCACAGGCACTGCCACTGGAGGCACATCACTCTGGCCAGACAGcagctctgactgctgtggctcagagctggagctgagcaagcctggaaggctgctaTCTAGGATGGACAGCCAGCCGTTCTCAGGCTGCTCCGCGGATCTCGCCATCAGCCACAGTAACTCCCTGGGCATGGGGCCTGACAATGCCCCCGAGGAGAACGAGTATGTGTCTGAAGACACCATTAGGATCCATGAGAACCCCAGCACCTCCCTCCTGGGGGACAGCCCCGGGACACACACTACCCCgaaattccaggcagaggaagacGGGGAGGAATTGCCTGTGGTCAGGACCTTGCCCTGGGCTCCGTGGCTCGGGGTGGCCATGGCCGGGGCACTTCTAGTGCTCCTGGCTTCACTGTACCGGCGGCGCCTACCGCAGTGA
- the MAVS gene encoding mitochondrial antiviral-signaling protein isoform X1, with product MTFAEDRTYQYIRNNHSNFCNIHVLDILPHLSCLTTSDQDRLRATYERRGNQGTLWDLFDSLRRRNGWVHTFIRALRICEHNGLADEVARVYQSNLPRNPNHPPAPLEAPPVPAEIPRPSTRAVAPSIPGNGHTEYEPSYPLPVQDTQLPESLGENSEKAPQPSHSGAVLKRLGGPLEPLSDTVALSTLTSSVHQEQDTELGSTHTAGVVSSSTSLHGPVSPTVSFQPLARSTPRASRLPGPPVSAPSVGTSSSSIGLTSAGGAGDQAEGTICSSGAGVPNNPMTASTVPSKVPTNSAFGSSVPSKLPSLKPPGAMPTSLAPSRLPINSVRSGMVPPKVPTSGKPDHRMPASTVASKVPADTRLTIRSSNRLVKETPASPVPTGTATGGTSLWPDSSSDCCGSELELSKPGRLLSRMDSQPFSGCSADLAISHSNSLGMGPDNAPEENEYVSEDTIRIHENPSTSLLGDSPGTHTTPKFQAEEDGEELPVVRTLPWAPWLGVAMAGALLVLLASLYRRRLPQ from the exons GACCGACTTCGGGCCACCTATGAGCGCAGGGGGAACCAGGGCACCCTCTGGGACCTCTTCGACAGTCTTCGGCGGAGGAATGGCTGGGTGCATACCTTCATCAGGGCACTGAGGATCTGTGAGCATAATGGTCTCGCTGATGAAGTGGCCCGTGTCTACCAGAGCAACCTGCCAC GGAATCCAAACCACCCTCCAGCCCCGCTGGAGGCACCACCAGTTCCTGCTGAGATTCCAAGGCCCTCCACACGTGCTGTGGCCCCCAGCATCCCTGGCAATGGCCACACAGAGTACGAGCCAAGTTACCCTCTGCCTGTCCAGGATACCCAGCTACCAGAGTCCCTGGGAGAG AATTCAGAGAAAGCCCCACAACCATCCCATTCTGGGGCTGTCCTGAAGAGGCTGGGTGGCCCCCTGGAGCCCTTGTCTGACACGGTGGCCCTCAGCACTCTGACCTCCAGTGTACATCAGGAGCAAGACACAGAACTGGGCAGTACCCACACAGCAG GCGTGGTCTCCAGTTCCACGTCACTCCATGGGCCTGTGTCTCCGACTGTCTCCTTCCAGCCCTTGGCCCGTTCTACGCCCAGGGCAAGCCGCTTGCCTGGACCCCCAGTGTCAGCTCCATCTGTtggcacctcctcctcctccattggCTTGACCTCTGCAGGAGGTGCTGGTGACCAGGCTGAAGGTACCATCTGTTCCAGTGGGGCAGGGGTGCCCAACAACCCTATGACTGCTAGCACAGTGCCCTCCAAGGTGCCCACCAATTCAGCATTTGGCAGCTCAGTGCCTTCCAAGTTGCCAAGCTTGAAGCCCCCTGGTGCAATGCCCACCAGTCTAGCACCATCCAGGTTGCCCATCAACTCAGTGCGTTCTGGCATGGTGCCACCCAAAGTGCCTACTAGTGGGAAACCTGACCACAGGATGCCTGCAAGCACAGTGGCCAGTAAGGTGCCTGCCGACACAAGGCTCACCATCAGGAGCAGCAATAGACTCGTGAAG GAGACTCCAGCATCACCAGTGCCCACAGGCACTGCCACTGGAGGCACATCACTCTGGCCAGACAGcagctctgactgctgtggctcagagctggagctgagcaagcctggaaggctgctaTCTAGGATGGACAGCCAGCCGTTCTCAGGCTGCTCCGCGGATCTCGCCATCAGCCACAGTAACTCCCTGGGCATGGGGCCTGACAATGCCCCCGAGGAGAACGAGTATGTGTCTGAAGACACCATTAGGATCCATGAGAACCCCAGCACCTCCCTCCTGGGGGACAGCCCCGGGACACACACTACCCCgaaattccaggcagaggaagacGGGGAGGAATTGCCTGTGGTCAGGACCTTGCCCTGGGCTCCGTGGCTCGGGGTGGCCATGGCCGGGGCACTTCTAGTGCTCCTGGCTTCACTGTACCGGCGGCGCCTACCGCAGTGA